The Tripterygium wilfordii isolate XIE 37 chromosome 1, ASM1340144v1, whole genome shotgun sequence sequence TGGTTTGAAGCCCGGTCAAAGGAAGATACTTTTTTGTTCCTTCAAGAGGAATTTTGTGAAAGAAGCAAAAGTTGCCCAATTTTCTGGTTATGTGTCAGAGCATTCTGCTTATCATCATGGTGAGCAGAGTCTTGCAAGTACCATCATTGGTATGGCACAGAATTATGTAGGCAGCAACAATATTAACCTTTTTCAACCAAATGGTCAATTTGGTACACGCAACATGGTGAGATGAACTGCATCTCATTCCTTATTAGTTAAGTGTCTTCTGATCTGGATTTCACGCATTCCTTcatgaaaattctcaaatccTATGTATCTGTTACTTCACAGGGAGGAAAAGATCATGCAAGTGCTAGATATTTATACACTCAGCTTTCTCCTATTACGCGGTTCTTGTTTCCAAGAGATGATGATAGGCTTCTTAACTACCTGAGTGAAGATGGGCAAACCATTGAACCCTCTtggtaatttttattattatacaaACAAGAAATTAAGTTAGTTGATGATTAATGACATTGAAAATTTCCTAATGTTGTGACAATATGTAGGTACATGCCAATTATACCAATGGTTCTCGTCAATGGTAGTGAGGGAATTGGGACTGGATGGAGCTCTTACATCCCCAATTATAATCCAGCAGAAATAGTTGCTAACGTGAGGCGATTGCTTAAGGGTGAAATGATGGAGCCTATGCATCCATGGTATAAAGGATTTACAGGTAGTATTGAAAAAACTGCATCAAAGGAAGCTGGGTCCACCTACACAATCAGTGGGCGTATAGAGGAAGTCAATGAGACTATGCTTAGGGTGATAGAGCTTCCAGTCCGTAGGTGGACTCAAGATTATAAGGAATTTTTGCAATCAATCTCAGAAGGAAATAACAAAGCCATCAATCCATTCATTACGGTAAAGCCCTGAAAGAAATCTCCTTCAAATGCTTCCTTGTGCACTTTAGGTTTCTCACCGAGGATGTTGCTGGTTTGCAGGAATTCAGGGAGCATAGTGACGATACAACTGTTGAGTTTGGGATCATTTTGTCAAAGGAGAACATGTTATTAGCCAAGCAAGAGGGTCTGGTGAAGAAATTTAAATTGACCACGACAATCAGCACAAGTAACATGCACTTGTTTGATTCGAACGGGGTTATTAAGAAATATGATACTCCAGAACAGAGTACGTATCGGATCCTTGATGAGTTGCTTAACTTAATTTTGGAATATACGTCTTTGTTTCTGTACTTACTACTCTCTGTCTCTCATCTTCAGTTCTTGAGGAATTTTTCCCCTTAAGGCTCGAATTTTATGAGAAAAGGAAGGTAAGTTCATCTGGGACATGTGGATTTAGTAGTCTTACAAAAATCTCTTCTATTGCACTTATTGTGAAACGTCTTTTAACCTGGAGATTTAATACAATGTTTGCAGAAAATTCTTCTGGACAACCTTGAAATGGAATTGTTGAAATTGGAGAACCGGGTTAGGTTTATCCTTGGGGTTGTGAGTGGAGAAATAATTGTTAACAACAGGAAGAGAGCTGATCTGTTCCTGGAACTGCAACACAAAGGTTTCACCCCCTttccaaagaaaactaaatctaTTGAAGCCGCGGTTGCTGGGGCAACTGATGATACAGAAGACGTCGAGGATGATGTTGCATTAGCCAAAGGAGTACGCGCTAGTGATTATGACTATTTGTTATCCATGGCTATTGGAACCTTGACCCTTGAGAAGGTTCAGGAGCTCTGTGCTGATAAGGATAAGCTCAATCAGGAAGTAGATGATTTGAGGAAAGCAACTCCAAAGTCTTTGTGGATTAAAGACCTTGATGCTCTTGAGCAAGAACTCAATGTACTAACTAATATTTTactattaatgtgtttttttttcctattgttTAAGAAAACATTGTATCTGTTAGGTTCTTGTTTCTTCTCTAATGTGTAGTTGTGTACACCATATTCAGGAGCAAGATGTAAGTGATGCTGTTGCAGAGAAGGCCAGAAAGGAATTGAAAAACAAAGTAAGGAGTGAAGTTGCGACAAAGCCTGGTAGACAAGCCCCTAAAATCCCaagaaaaaacaccaaaaaagcCAACAACACAGTAGCTGTCACAGAGACTATGGGAGGATCAACCAGTTCTGCAATGGAAACAGGTTAGCCAGATTTATCAACGATGACAGATTTTTCTGTCCGTTTGGTACAAATTTATCTGAACTCTGTTAAATTTGTAACTTCACTAGATAATGTTCCGGTAGTGACGAAGCCAAAAGGAAGAGCAGCTTCAAAGAAGGCACCTAGTAGAAAGGTCTGTGGGTTCAAGAGAAAAATACTACACAACTTGTTCCCCACAAATCTTGTCTCTATAACTCAAATTGTTATTCTTCCTGTTATTAGCAGGAGAAAACCACCACTTTTGATGATGGTGGCGATGACGATGACGATGACGATGACATTGAATTACCTGAGCTAAGAGAACGACTTGCTGCCTATAACCTTGAATCTTCTTCTGACCAAACAGCTGGTGAGTTCTTTTCCCCTAATATAATTGCCtcacatgattttttttcataatcaaCATGTAGATTGGAGAAGagttttttttatgattataaTATGGCATATTATCTTTAGCATAGACGGCATACTCCAAGATATGTCAAACAAAATTAACAAACGAAACATGTTACAAATATTCACTGACATTGGCTTAATTTAAAATCTCACAGCGATGGACCCTCATGTAACTGATGCAACAACTCGGAAGAAAGAACTCAGTAACCGCGTGGCTCAGAAGAATTTGCCAACCCAGTCGAAAACTTTGGATGGGGACAGTGATGAGGATGAAGTACTTGAGTTGAAAGAGCGTCTCGCTGCTTATAACCTTGATTCTTCTCCAGATCAATTGGCAGGTAAACTTCATTTTAATTGCTGTAGTCTGTGAACTAAATGCGAGCTTAAAAAACAGATGCATTTTTCTTTAGTATAAGCAACTATATTTGCACCGAGTAGTAACTATGGACATTTCTTTAAACTAATGGGTATATATTGTCACAGACTCCGCAGCTGAAGTTCCCAGTCTACAGGGAAGGAAGAAAGAGCCTAGAAAGAGGGCTGCTGCACAAAAGAAGCCTTTGGTAACAATATCAGAAAGTTCGGACGGTGAGGATCAGATCAGCATGGATGAcaatgaagatgatgatctaGAAGTTGTAAGTGCCCATCAAGCTGGAAAGAAGGGAGGGAAAAAGGCAGCTGGAAATGCCAAGACAAGTAACAAACCCCCAGTGGCTACAAAGAAGAGAGGGATAGCTACCAAGCAGCCTAAGATAAGCCAGAAGCTTCTTACTGAGATGTTAAAGCCTGCAGAAAGTTCTGGGATTTCTCCAGAGAAGAAGGTGAGAAAGATGAGGGCATCACCATTTAACAAGAAAAGTGGCTCTTTATTGGGCAGGGTTAGCCAGAAAGACAAGGACCCTGAAATTGATGAATCCATGGGTTCTGCTTCCACAACTGACGACACTGAAGAAGTGACTGAAACACTTCCTGCAAGAGCTAGACCTTTGAGGGAAAAACGTAGACAGACAACGTATGTTGTGAGTGATTCTGACAGTGAGGAAGCTAATGAGGATTCTGACAGTGAGGAAGCTACTGAGGATTCTGATTTCAATGAAGATGAAGACTAGGATGGTGTCAATATCATCCTGTTACAACAATTCTAAATCCAGATCGGCTTGATGATGCTTATTGTTACGTACTTTGTTCTGTTATGCTGTCTTTGCCTTCTGAGTTGGAACAACGATAAAACTGAAAATTCGTTGCAATTAAATCCTCTTTGCATCTATTTTGTCTATGCTTATAGATGTCTTAAAATTTTTATGGGATTGCATTTCGCCCTGGAAAATGCCCCTTTGGCTGGCTGGCTGGCTGGCTGGCTGGCTGGTTTCCTTTTCATAAAAAAATGCCTTCGGTCTACTCCAGATCTATTGACTTGTTTGGCTGGTTATCTTTTCACGTTAAATTTGTGCTTCTTGTTATTCATCCCTCCAGCCTCCAGGGGAAGACCGTTGTTTGTATATGCATCAGGTGTTAGGCTACTAAGGCTAGTGCCTAGTAGGACCTCATTATGACTGAGTTTGTTGACTAGTGGGCCATGCTGAATTTTGACCATTATAGTTTGTCTCCCACTATGAGTCGAGTGAAACCGGATTCAGATATTAGATAAACTTGTATCGATAGTTTGATTGTAATAAATAGTAATCCATAGTTGAAGAAAGGCTGCCATGGGTGAGGGAGTGATGCGGAGTTCTAAACGATAAAATGGATGGCTGTGATTTTTAAAATCTAGGTAATTTTAGCTCAGTGTAATGCagcgccccccccccccctccactCCTTATGAAGGCACAAAAACCAAGGCCAAAAGTCCACTCATAGGActgaaaataccaaaaaaaaaaaaaaacaacacacacacacacacaagacaGAACTTTATACAAAGCCTAAGAGGAAATTTTGGTATCACCCAAAGCCATACCACATCCAAATTAAAActcattcaaaatttcaaatggcTTTCATTAATGGAACCTGTTTGTAACATAAACATAGTTTTTTAGTCTCTGTACAGATTTCAGGTCAGTAGCACACGAGGAAACGGAAGACAGAAACTATAACGATAGAAATACCTATATTAACGCGCTACAACAAACAGGAACGAACGAGCTATAGTACACTAAGGGCTACCTGTCATGAAGAACATTTTAATCAAGGACTCAGATGATCAGCCAATCACATTGCGAAATTCTGTTTAGTAGCTTCCATTTTCATTAATAGATCTTTGATACCTGCTTCCATTCTCATCTTCATATTGAAGTATTCTCGATGTGCTctttccaaagcttgaaattcCTCAAATTTCTGTTTACGCAATTCCTCAGACTCGGCCAGACGCAATTTTGTAATTTTACTTGTATACTCTTCCTCTATCTTTTCATTCTTTGCAATTGCAATACATTTCAAGCCCTCCGCTTCTCTTCTCGCATCATCAGCACGTGCTTGGACCATTTTAGCCTCCGCTTGTTTCATTCTCACAATGCTCTCCAGTTCATCAAAAACTGGCTCCTTTTGGGTGCTTCTCATCAACTCCGACTCTAGAGCTCGCTTTTCATTCCTGTCATCACGGTGGCTATGAATTAGGCTGTCCGATCGTTCCAACCTAGGTGCTTTTTCCATATGAACAGATTTAAGCCAGGCAGAGTCCTGGCTGGGCATTGCAATCCAAGTACTCGCTTTCCTTTGTTCTTTCAAGGAGCATGCTGTATCCTTGAACTTTGAAGAATCAGTTTCTGCAATCGAAGCAGAGAGATCAATGGTGACTGTGGTTTAGATGGCAAAACCTAATACAACTTAGCCAAAGTACACACCATCAAAGGCATATAAGTTATatttttaatacaaaatgaGATCTTTACTTCAGCCACTTTACAATATAATAAATTTCTAGCGCTTGAGCAGACACTCTGATCAAAGCCACACATAAAATTCCACGCAAGACCAGAATAACAAGAATGTGCATAAATGTACTCCAGTTGAACGAACACAATcatgaaatttaaaatattgCCAAGTAAACCTAAACTCGCTTAGTTTACTCTCTGGGAATTAGTGAAGTTTTTATTGGCCTTAAGAAACCATTGAAGGATTTAAGACTACTTTCATATAGATTTCAGAAATTCCTAATTTACAAGATGGAAGTTACTGGACATATCACACAAGTTATCAGAAAGTAGTTCTACATGTAAAAGGTCAAAAAACAACTCTGTTACCTTGCATTCAAGGCATCACAGAATCACATATATAGGAGTACATTTTACCTCTCCAAAAAAGGATCCACATTATGTTGCACCTTTCACAACAGCAATCAAATGTTTGAATGCAAGGTTTAGCATATATAGCTAtgtttcaacaaaataaaaaacttaaacaaaaatagaagcagcaaagaacaaaaattataaaGTGGTACAATTAGAGGTTTCCACAATTGCGCACAACATTCATATATAGGAAGCTGTGTGAAAAGCTAACAACTTTTGATAGCAATGAAAGTTCTCATGAATAAAACCAAAGCGAACTTACCAGTCAGGAAACTCATGATATGACTATAAACCTCAGGAAGATCAGACTTATTAGCAAACAATCTTGCCACAATGTGGTGAGCAATTTCATGCAGCCGTTGACCTCTCACATCCTTGCTTCCACAGAAAATCCTCTTCACACATTCAAGTTCCTTATAAAATTTTTCCATAGTCCAATCCTtggaaaaatttataaaaacctCCTTTACAAAACCAAACATTTCAGAAGGATGATCACAAGCTACGCAGTGGAACTGCATCTCAGTCGTCCCTTGAGCCCCAGTTGCACTCCGCCCATTTCTAATAAAAGACTCCCGCAGTGCACAGTCCGCATGGCACCAATGTAGACAGACATCACACCCAACCCAACTACATGTGTTAGATGCCATGTCAAACTTTGAACAAACAAGACACATACAAGCACTGCAAAAGCCATTTTTCTTCACACAAACTTTGCAATCACATTCATCCACGGGCAAAGGATTCTGACAAGATTGATTTTTGCATTTTAAGTCGAGAAAGATCTCAGCTATATCAGAAGATGAAACACCACTGTCTAGCTGAAGATACTCGGGTAGACCAGTTTTCAGAGCAACCAAGATTTCCAATTGTGCACGGTGGGATTTTAATAACATATCCAAGGTTAAGTCAGATCTGTTCTGCAGGGCATTCTGAACTGCATCTAGTTGTTCGAGCTTCTCCGCACAAAACATGATTTCACGAATGCTCTCTTTTAAACATGACACGGTTTGTCCAGAAGAATATGAGAAATTGTATATTGTATATTCATATTGTGAAACTGcacattatatagttacattgagagCCCTAAATTAGGAAAAccgaatcaatcaaatcaacctaattctaggaaactaaatcaaagggaatatttacaacccataattacagGAAACGTAATATTcaacgtaatattctctcctaatttcaacactccccctcaagctggtgcGAAGAGATTGACGAGACCCAGCTTGACTAGAGATGTCTTAAGTAAAGAAGGACCTATCGGTTTAGTAAACATGTCCGCAGTCTGAGCCGATGAAGGAACAAAGCTAGGAGTGATAATGCCCGCTCGAACTTTTTCCCGAATGAAATGGATATCAACTTCTATATGCTTAGTTCGTTCGTGGAGAACTGAGTCGGATGACAGCATGATGGCAGACTTGTTATCACAGAATAAAGTAGACGAG is a genomic window containing:
- the LOC120000707 gene encoding DNA topoisomerase 2-like isoform X1 — its product is MPAEKKLPLQTSNNVNTAGAPQKTIEETYQKKTQLEHILLRPDTYIGSIEKHTQTLWIYENDEIVHRSVSYVPGLYKIFDEILVNAADNKQRDPKMDSLKVVIDVEQNFISVYNNGDGVPVEIHQEEGVYVPELIFGHLLTSSNYDDNVKKTTGGRNGYGAKLTNIFSTEFVIETADGKRQKKYKQVFANNMGKKSDPVINKCKEGENWTKVSFKPDLSKFNMSHLEDDVVALMRKRVFDMAGCLGKTVKVELNGSRVPIKSFIDYVDLYLRSASKFRQDPLPRIVEKVNDRWEVCVSLSEGQFQQVSFVNGIATIKGGTHVDYVTNQITNHVMATVNKKNKNANVKAHTVKNHLWVFVNALIDNPAFDSQTKETLTLRQSSFGSKCELSDELMKKVIKSGIVESLLSWADFKQSKELKKTDGTKTQKIQVEKLEDANDAGGRNSDKCTLILTEGDSAKALAMAGLSIVGRDHYGVFPLRGKLLNVREATHTQIMNNKEIENIKRILGLQQNKQYDSIKSLRYGHLMIMTDQDHDGSHIKGLLINFIHSFWPSLLKIPSFLVEFITPIVKATHKNGTVLSFYSMPEYESWKESFGGSASGWSIKYYKGLGTSTSKEGKEYFGNLGMHKKDFVWQDEQDGEAIELAFSKKKIEARKQWLRQLEPGTHLDQKEKLIKYSDFVNKELILFSMADLQRSIPSMVDGLKPGQRKILFCSFKRNFVKEAKVAQFSGYVSEHSAYHHGEQSLASTIIGMAQNYVGSNNINLFQPNGQFGTRNMGGKDHASARYLYTQLSPITRFLFPRDDDRLLNYLSEDGQTIEPSWYMPIIPMVLVNGSEGIGTGWSSYIPNYNPAEIVANVRRLLKGEMMEPMHPWYKGFTGSIEKTASKEAGSTYTISGRIEEVNETMLRVIELPVRRWTQDYKEFLQSISEGNNKAINPFITEFREHSDDTTVEFGIILSKENMLLAKQEGLVKKFKLTTTISTSNMHLFDSNGVIKKYDTPEQILEEFFPLRLEFYEKRKKILLDNLEMELLKLENRVRFILGVVSGEIIVNNRKRADLFLELQHKGFTPFPKKTKSIEAAVAGATDDTEDVEDDVALAKGVRASDYDYLLSMAIGTLTLEKVQELCADKDKLNQEVDDLRKATPKSLWIKDLDALEQELNEQDVSDAVAEKARKELKNKVRSEVATKPGRQAPKIPRKNTKKANNTVAVTETMGGSTSSAMETDNVPVVTKPKGRAASKKAPSRKQEKTTTFDDGGDDDDDDDDIELPELRERLAAYNLESSSDQTAAMDPHVTDATTRKKELSNRVAQKNLPTQSKTLDGDSDEDEVLELKERLAAYNLDSSPDQLADSAAEVPSLQGRKKEPRKRAAAQKKPLVTISESSDGEDQISMDDNEDDDLEVVSAHQAGKKGGKKAAGNAKTSNKPPVATKKRGIATKQPKISQKLLTEMLKPAESSGISPEKKVRKMRASPFNKKSGSLLGRVSQKDKDPEIDESMGSASTTDDTEEVTETLPARARPLREKRRQTTYVVSDSDSEEANEDSDSEEATEDSDFNEDED
- the LOC120000707 gene encoding DNA topoisomerase 2-like isoform X2, which translates into the protein MPAEKKLPLQTSNNVNTAGAPQKTIEETYQKKTQLEHILLRPDTYIGSIEKHTQTLWIYENDEIVHRSVSYVPGLYKIFDEILVNAADNKQRDPKMDSLKVVIDVEQNFISVYNNGDGVPVEIHQEEGVYVPELIFGHLLTSSNYDDNVKKTTGGRNGYGAKLTNIFSTEFVIETADGKRQKKYKQVFANNMGKKSDPVINKCKEGENWTKVSFKPDLSKFNMSHLEDDVVALMRKRVFDMAGCLGKTVKVELNGSRVPIKSFIDYVDLYLRSASKFRQDPLPRIVEKVNDRWEVCVSLSEGQFQQVSFVNGIATIKGGTHVDYVTNQITNHVMATVNKKNKNANVKAHTVKNHLWVFVNALIDNPAFDSQTKETLTLRQSSFGSKCELSDELMKKVIKSGIVESLLSWADFKQSKELKKTDGTKTQKIQVEKLEDANDAGGRNSDKCTLILTEGDSAKALAMAGLSIVGRDHYGVFPLRGKLLNVREATHTQIMNNKEIENIKRILGLQQNKQYDSIKSLRYGHLMIMTDQDHDGSHIKGLLINFIHSFWPSLLKIPSFLVEFITPIVKATHKNGTVLSFYSMPEYESWKESFGGSASGWSIKYYKGLGTSTSKEGKEYFGNLGMHKKDFVWQDEQDGEAIELAFSKKKIEARKQWLRQLEPGTHLDQKEKLIKYSDFVNKELILFSMADLQRSIPSMVDGLKPGQRKILFCSFKRNFVKEAKVAQFSGYVSEHSAYHHGEQSLASTIIGMAQNYVGSNNINLFQPNGQFGTRNMGGKDHASARYLYTQLSPITRFLFPRDDDRLLNYLSEDGQTIEPSWYMPIIPMVLVNGSEGIGTGWSSYIPNYNPAEIVANVRRLLKGEMMEPMHPWYKGFTGSIEKTASKEAGSTYTISGRIEEVNETMLRVIELPVRRWTQDYKEFLQSISEGNNKAINPFITEFREHSDDTTVEFGIILSKENMLLAKQEGLVKKFKLTTTISTSNMHLFDSNGVIKKYDTPEQILEEFFPLRLEFYEKRKKILLDNLEMELLKLENRVRFILGVVSGEIIVNNRKRADLFLELQHKGFTPFPKKTKSIEAAVAGATDDTEDVEDDVALAKGVRASDYDYLLSMAIGTLTLEKVQELCADKDKLNQEVDDLRKATPKSLWIKDLDALEQELNEQDVSDAVAEKARKELKNKVRSEVATKPGRQAPKIPRKNTKKANNTVAVTETMGGSTSSAMETDNVPVVTKPKGRAASKKAPSRKEKTTTFDDGGDDDDDDDDIELPELRERLAAYNLESSSDQTAAMDPHVTDATTRKKELSNRVAQKNLPTQSKTLDGDSDEDEVLELKERLAAYNLDSSPDQLADSAAEVPSLQGRKKEPRKRAAAQKKPLVTISESSDGEDQISMDDNEDDDLEVVSAHQAGKKGGKKAAGNAKTSNKPPVATKKRGIATKQPKISQKLLTEMLKPAESSGISPEKKVRKMRASPFNKKSGSLLGRVSQKDKDPEIDESMGSASTTDDTEEVTETLPARARPLREKRRQTTYVVSDSDSEEANEDSDSEEATEDSDFNEDED